In Silene latifolia isolate original U9 population chromosome X, ASM4854445v1, whole genome shotgun sequence, the following proteins share a genomic window:
- the LOC141620396 gene encoding uncharacterized protein LOC141620396, translated as MSNLSKLDFAALDISGSNYSEWVLDAEMHLKSYALGDAIKVGNTTSEQNKAKAMILLRRHLHEGLKFEYLTVKDPLILWQNLKERYDHLTTVILPKAKFDWIHLRLQDFKSVIEYNSAMHRIASQLTLCGEEISDADMLEKTYQTFHISQLLLSQQYRQRGFKKYSELVSCLLVAEQNNQILLKNHQSRPTDTDPFPEVNATVSGPFPTVNATNKYSSHTRGSGPGRGRGRGRNNFRGGRGGKFKRPYSHRKGEPKDRPHDKIKKTGENPCHSCGSIGNWINTCRTPQHLVDLYKQSQKNNKGKNIEANFAAEHEKFETNYADGDNNLPFVSGKFIDLDISDFMTFDPNGEVGPLIGDGSVPKLD; from the coding sequence ATGTCGAATTTGTCCAAACTTGATTTTGCGGCCTTGGATATTTCTGGAAGTAATTATTCTGAATGGGTATTAGATGCCGAGATGCATCTTAAGTCTTATGCCCTTGGTGATGCTATTAAAGTGGGGAATACAACATCCGAACAAAATAAGGCTAAGGCCATGATATTACTTCGTCGTCATCTCCATGAGGGACTCAAATTTGAGTATTTGACTGTGAAAGATCCTTTGATCTTATGGCAAAATCTGAAAGAAAGGTATGACCATCTTACAACAGTAATTCTTCCTAAAGCAAAATTTGACTGGATTCACCTAAGGTTACAGGATTTCAAATCCGTTATTGAGTATAACTCAGCCATGCACAGAATCGCTTCACAGTTAACTTTGTGTGGAGAAGAGATATCTGATGCAGATATGTTAGAAAAAACATATCAGACTTTTCATATTTCACAATTGCTACTTTCACAGCAATATCGTCAGAGAGGATTTAAAAAATACTCTGAACTAGTCTCATGCTTATTGGTGGCTGAGCAAAATAATCAAATCCTGTTAAAAAACCACCAATCCCGTCCTACTGACACTGATCCATTCCCAGAAGTGAATGCGACAGTTTCTGGTCCATTCCCTACAGTGAATGCGACAAATAAATATTCGAGCCATACTAGAGGTAGTGGCCCTGGACGTGGACGTGGAAGAGGACGAAACAATTTTCGTGGTGGTAGAGGTGGAAAATTTAAAAGACCGTATTCTCACCGAAAGGGGGAACCAAAAGATCGTCCACATGATAAGATAAAGAAAACTGGTGAAAATCCATGTCACAGTTGTGGTAGTATAGGAAATTGGATTAATACTTGTCGTACGCCGCAACATCTTGTTGATCTTTACAAGCAGTCTCAGAAAAATAATAAAGGGAAGAATATAGAAGCAAATTTTGCTGCTGAGCATGAAAAGTTTGAGACGAATTATGCTGATGGTGATAACAATCTACCTTTCGTATCTGGCAAATTTATAGATTTGGACATCTCAGATTTCATGACCTTTGATCCTAATGGAGAAGTTGGCCCTTTGATTGGCGATGGAAGTGTCCCGAAATTGGACTAA